AAACCGGAGACCCGACCGGCACCGGAATGGGAGGAAGCCCGAAACCTGATTTAAAGGCGGAATTTAATGATACTCACCATGTAAGAGGAATAGTTTCCATGGCAAGAAGTATGAGTCCTAACTCAGCAAACAGTCAGTTTTTTATTGTGCTTGCAACCGCTTCTCACCTGGATAAACAATATACTGCCTTCGGCAAAGTGATAAGCGGCATGGAATTCGTCGATAAAATTAAAAAAGGCGGAGAAAATAGCGACGGTAAAGTCATTAATCCCGATAAAATTATTAGCATGAAAATATTAGCAGATATTGAAAAGAAAAAATAAATAACCGAAGGAAAGTAAATGTCCTCATTACCGGAAAAGTATAATTCACAGGAAGTAGAAAAAAAATGGCAAAAAACTTGGGATACAACCCAAGTTTATGCTTATAATACCGAAGAGGAAAGAGAAAACACATTCTCAATAGATACCCCTCCTCCTACGGTTTCCGGCTTATTACATATGGGGCATATATTTAGCTATACTCAAACTGATTTCATAGCTCGCTATCAAAGAATGAAGGGAATGAACGTGTTTTACCCTATGGGATTTGATGATAACGGGCTGCCGACTGAAAGGTTGGTGGAAAAAGTTAAAGGTGTGCGGGCAGGAAAGATGCCTCGTGCAGACTTTATTAAAGTTTGTGAAGAAGTAGTTGAAGAATCCGAACAGGAATTTAGAGCACTATTTAAAGAAATAGCTTTAAGCGTTGATTGGACACAGGAATACCAAACTATCAGTAAGCATTCCCGCAAAATTTCCCAAATGTCTTTCATTGATCTGTTTAATAAAGATTTAGCTTACCGGAAATTTTCTCCTACATTTTGGGATCCGGTAGATAAGACTGCTATTGCCCAGGCTGAAATTGAGGATAAGGAACGGAAAGGTTATATGAATGATATAGCTTTTGCAACAGCAACCGGGGAGGAGATTGTTATCGCAACTACCAGGCCTGAACTTATTCCTGCTTGTATTGCGGTATTTTATCATCCTTCCGATAAAAGATATGCTCACCTGGCGGGTAAGAAAGCTCTTACCGCTATATTTAAACATGAAGTGCCTATAATTGCCGATGAAGACGTAAATCCCGAGAAAGGTACCGGCCTCGTAATGTGCTGTACTTTTGGGGATATCCAAGATATTGAATGGTGGAAAAAGCATAATCTTTCAGTTAAGGAATGTGTTACTTCCGACGGAAGAATGGTGAATGCCGAAAAATATGACGGTTTAAAACTTGAAGAAGCTAAAAAACAAATCATAGAAGATTTAAAGACTCTTGGGCTACTTAGAAAGCAGGAAGAAGTTACTCAATTTGTTAAGTGCGCGGAAAGATCAGGTGCTCCGCTTGAAATTATTCCTACCCACCAATGGTATGTTACCCTTTTATCTCATAAAGATGCTTTAATTGAAAAAGGCAGGGCATGTAATTGGTATCCGGATTATATGAGAATAAGGCTTGAAAATTGGATTAATGGCTTAAACCAGGATTGGTGTATTTCAAGGCAACGTTTTTTCGGGGTTCCGTTTCCGGCTTGGTATTCCAAACGTAGCGGAGAAGAAGGAAAAATATTACTTGCCGATATTGATCAACTACCTGTGGATCCGCTTACCGATTTACCGAAAGGCTATACGAGGGAAGAAGTTGAGCCTGATTATGATGTTATGGATACTTGGGCGACAAGTTCAATCAGCCCACAGCTTAATACTTCGGCAATAAGTCGCGGGTTAGCTGTTGATTATGAAAGACATCAAAAATTATACCCCTTTGATTTAAGACCCCAAGCTCATGAAATTATTAGAACCTGGGGGTTTTATACGATCGTAAAATCTCTCTTTCATGAAGATTCTATTCCATGGAAAAATTTAATGATCAGCGGTTGGTGCTTAGCAAGTGATAAAACCAAGATGAGTAAATCTAAAGGTAACGTAGTTACCCCTAAGGAACTAATTATTGAAAAAGGCTCTGACGTGGTGCGTTATTGGGCATCTACTTCCAAGCTCGGTGTGGATACCGCTTACTCGGAGGAATTGTTTAAAATCGGCAGAAAGTTAGTTAATAAGCTTTGGAATGCTTCTAAATTTGCCGGTTTTCATTTTGCTAAACTTGATGGTAATCAGCCGACTTCCCCTCAGGAAGACATTAAGAATGGAAAAATCTTTGAATCCCTCGATTTATGGATATTATCCGAACTTCATAAAACAATTGAATGCGCAACCGCTGAATTTGAAAGGTTTGAATACTCGGATGCTCGAGTGATAATAGAAGATTTCTTCTGGAATGCTTTTTGCGATAATTATCTCGAATTAGTTAAAGCCCGAGCTTATGACGAAGCCAAACTAAACCCTAAAGGTCAGATGAGCGCAGTGTATACAATATACCATTGCTTAAAACATATTTTGATACTATTCGCACCCCTTCTACCTCATATTACCGAAGAAATTAATCATCATATTTTCGGTGGTGAAACTCTACATAAACGCGGCAGTTGGCCGAGGCTTGAAAACCATTATTTTAAAGAAGAATTATACACACAGGGAGCTGCTGCATTACAAGTGCTGGAGCTGGTTAGAAAATTTAAATCCGAGCGGAACTTATCGCTTCGTGTGCCGCTTAAACTTGTTGAGTGGAGTGGAGCAGACTTGGATAGCTCTGTATTAAATGACTTAAGGTTGGCTGCCAATGCTTCTGAATTTAAATATAACCGTGCCTTAAATAATTCTAGCTTATCTTCACTTGACGGTAAATATTCAATTTATGCGGAGATAGAACAACATGATGATGAAAGGGTCTGACTCTAATCTTCCTGAATACAGCGTTTCAGAAGTTGCTCATGCAATAAAGGTTACACTGGAAGAAACCTTTTCTTATATTAGAATTAGGGGTGAAATCTCAGGACTTAAAGTTGCCTCTTCAGGTCATATATATTTTAGTTTAAAAGATAACAATGCCGTACTTAATGCAGTTTGTTGGAAGAAGGTAGCGAATCAACTCCCATTTCAAATTGAAGATGGAGTTGAGGTAATATGCACCGGTTCCATCTCCTCTTTTCCGGGGAGATCTTATTATCAGTTAATTGTTGAAAAAGTTGAAGTAGCAGGGATCGGCGCATTACTTGCCATGCTTGAAAAAAGAAAGCAAAAATTGGAAGCTGAAGGTTTATTTGATCCCGACAGGAAAAAACCGATTCCTTATTTGCCGAGAACCATCGGGGTTATTACTTCTCCTACCGGGGCGGTAATCAGAGATATTTTACATAGGATATCCGACCGCTTTCCGATTCATATACTACTCTGGGGAGTATTGGTACAAGGAAATGAAGCTGCCGAACAGATTGCCGATGCTATAAATGGCTTTAATAACCTCCCATCCTCTATACCTAAACCTGATATTTTAATTGTTGCAAGAGGAGGCGGTTCAATTGAAGATTTATGGGCTTTTAATGAAGAAATAGTAATCAGAGCAACAGCTGATTCTAAAATTCCGATTATTTCAGCGGTAGGCCATGAAACGGATACCACACTTATAGATTTTGCTTCCGACAAAAGATCTCCTACCCCGACTGCAGCAGCGGAAATTGCAGTTCCCGTACTCTCAGATTTAAAATATACCGTGGAAACTTTAAAACGAAGACTTGATTCAACTCTGCCGAATTTAATTAAACATAATGAACTCAAGCTAAATAATCTCTCAACCGCCTTAGGTTTTTTTCTTTCCAAAATAATCTCACTGGAAGGAAAGTTAGAAAATATTGAGTTTAAACTTTCTAATCTGATGACTAATTTACTACAACGACTTAATTCAAAATTACAAATTCACGGCATGCTGCTTGACAGTTTCCATTATCAGAAAATTTTAAAGCGCGGCTTTGCGTTAATTAGGGATAATAAAGGAAAAGTAATAAAAAGCATTACCCAAATTAAGCTGAACAGCGTAATAAAAATAGAGCTGCATGACGGCACTCAAGAAGCTTTAGCTTTAAACGTTTCCGGCAAAAGCCACAGTATAAAAAACCCCTCGGAACAGAACAAGCAACAATCATTGTTTGACAACACCTAGCTTTGCATCTTAACATAAATTTAAGGTTACTAATTATTTG
The endosymbiont of Acanthamoeba sp. UWC8 DNA segment above includes these coding regions:
- the xseA gene encoding exodeoxyribonuclease VII large subunit encodes the protein MMMKGSDSNLPEYSVSEVAHAIKVTLEETFSYIRIRGEISGLKVASSGHIYFSLKDNNAVLNAVCWKKVANQLPFQIEDGVEVICTGSISSFPGRSYYQLIVEKVEVAGIGALLAMLEKRKQKLEAEGLFDPDRKKPIPYLPRTIGVITSPTGAVIRDILHRISDRFPIHILLWGVLVQGNEAAEQIADAINGFNNLPSSIPKPDILIVARGGGSIEDLWAFNEEIVIRATADSKIPIISAVGHETDTTLIDFASDKRSPTPTAAAEIAVPVLSDLKYTVETLKRRLDSTLPNLIKHNELKLNNLSTALGFFLSKIISLEGKLENIEFKLSNLMTNLLQRLNSKLQIHGMLLDSFHYQKILKRGFALIRDNKGKVIKSITQIKLNSVIKIELHDGTQEALALNVSGKSHSIKNPSEQNKQQSLFDNT
- a CDS encoding valine--tRNA ligase produces the protein MSSLPEKYNSQEVEKKWQKTWDTTQVYAYNTEEERENTFSIDTPPPTVSGLLHMGHIFSYTQTDFIARYQRMKGMNVFYPMGFDDNGLPTERLVEKVKGVRAGKMPRADFIKVCEEVVEESEQEFRALFKEIALSVDWTQEYQTISKHSRKISQMSFIDLFNKDLAYRKFSPTFWDPVDKTAIAQAEIEDKERKGYMNDIAFATATGEEIVIATTRPELIPACIAVFYHPSDKRYAHLAGKKALTAIFKHEVPIIADEDVNPEKGTGLVMCCTFGDIQDIEWWKKHNLSVKECVTSDGRMVNAEKYDGLKLEEAKKQIIEDLKTLGLLRKQEEVTQFVKCAERSGAPLEIIPTHQWYVTLLSHKDALIEKGRACNWYPDYMRIRLENWINGLNQDWCISRQRFFGVPFPAWYSKRSGEEGKILLADIDQLPVDPLTDLPKGYTREEVEPDYDVMDTWATSSISPQLNTSAISRGLAVDYERHQKLYPFDLRPQAHEIIRTWGFYTIVKSLFHEDSIPWKNLMISGWCLASDKTKMSKSKGNVVTPKELIIEKGSDVVRYWASTSKLGVDTAYSEELFKIGRKLVNKLWNASKFAGFHFAKLDGNQPTSPQEDIKNGKIFESLDLWILSELHKTIECATAEFERFEYSDARVIIEDFFWNAFCDNYLELVKARAYDEAKLNPKGQMSAVYTIYHCLKHILILFAPLLPHITEEINHHIFGGETLHKRGSWPRLENHYFKEELYTQGAAALQVLELVRKFKSERNLSLRVPLKLVEWSGADLDSSVLNDLRLAANASEFKYNRALNNSSLSSLDGKYSIYAEIEQHDDERV
- a CDS encoding peptidylprolyl isomerase, producing the protein MKKFISTFCGIAFTFSSIQAEATSEGKLDPENIIVMELKDGTVEIELFPNKAPEHVKRIKELTREGFYNGVVFHRVIKNFMAQTGDPTGTGMGGSPKPDLKAEFNDTHHVRGIVSMARSMSPNSANSQFFIVLATASHLDKQYTAFGKVISGMEFVDKIKKGGENSDGKVINPDKIISMKILADIEKKK